Below is a genomic region from Mustela lutreola isolate mMusLut2 chromosome 1, mMusLut2.pri, whole genome shotgun sequence.
GGTTGCTCTGATATTTTGACATATTCGCTGGGTTCTGGGCCACATCCTGGAAGGCCACCATAACTTCTGGATCCTGCATGGCTGCAAGAACTTCCGGATCACTAAGAATTTCATTGAGCCCAGGCATTCCTGCCATTCCAGGCATCCCCCCTGCCATTCCAGGCATTCCTCCAGGAAAATTACCGGGCATTCCCCCAGGAAAGCCACCTGGGAAAGAGCCATACTGAGCTCCTGATTGTCgtctggcttcttcctccctctgggctctctcGTGTTCTTCCCGAGCCTTCTTAaccctttctattctttctttgatctctCGCTCTTCACGTTTTCGCTCGTATTTTCTCCGATGTTCAGCAATTTTTTGGGCCCTCGGTTGAACTTCTTTCAGCATCGCACTAGCATCTTCATCATAATCCAGTTTGCAAGCAAGGGCAAGATCATGTGCTGCTTCTTCCCAAGGGCCCAGAAGTCTATGTGCTTTCCCGCGCCACTTATAAGGCTGAGCTGAATCAGGATTTATTTCAATAGCTCTGTCACAGTCTCGAATGGCAGCATTTGGCTTCTGTAATTTGATGAAGACACTGGCTCTCTTGGCATACAGAATGGCCAAGCGAGGATTTAGTTTGATGGCATCTGTGAACAAGTCAATGGCTTTCTGTAGTTCACCATCATTTAGGGCATCAATGGCAGCCACTTTTTTATCATTTGCCTGATCCATCATTTCCTCGGTTATCTCTGCATTTTCATCTCCCATTTCTTGAGGGGCATCGGTATCTGGTTCAATCACACCTTCATTGTCAATTTCTAGATCACTCTCCTCACTTGATGGTTCATCTGTCTTTATGTTTTCCTCCGCCTTCTTACtatctggtttttcttccttgatactGTCTTCTGATTTAGTTTTATGAGTGGCAGGTGGTATTTTACCCCCCatgctctccacccactcccgcAGGAAACGCATTTCCTCGGTGTGCAGAACGCTCGGATCCTGCTTACACATTTTCACGAAAGCCCGAAGCTCGCTCACTTTGCGGGGGTCCATGGTCCAGAGGCAGTGGCAGGCGGCAGGCGCGGCTGGGGTTGCGACCCGATTCCAGGCGCGGGTACTAGCtcagcctatttatttatttatttgacagatatcacaagtaggcagagaggcaggcagagagagagagggaagcaggctccctgctgagcagagagcccagtgtgaggcttgatcccaggaccctgagatcatgacctgagccaaaggcagaggcttaacccactaagccaccaggcgtccctctagAAATCCTTTTTGTGCTTATAGTAGACATGGCCAGTTTCTGTTGCCTACAACCAACACATTTTAACTGATGCGGCGCTGAGGTGAGGACTTCAGAATCTCCATATCTAGACTTACATACTTCTGTCATTTACTGATCACCTGATATTTAGCACATTCTTTACTTATGCCCCAGTTCCTATACCTGCAGaacaaagataaaagaatttaCCAAATAGAATTGGTATAGGGATTATATTAAATGGTGTCTGTGCAGTATCAGACAtatagtaaatactcaataaactTTCAGGTTAATATGCATAAATATCAAAAgtaaaaatggggcacctggataactcagtcagttgaatttgcctttggcttaggtcatgatcccagggtcctgggatggagccccacatcgggctccttgttcagggggaatctgcttctctctctccctctgcccctccccctgcttgtgatccctctctctgtcaaataaattttaaaaatcttaaaaaaaaaaaaaaagtgaaaggactCCTCTTAGAGGTATTATAATTTAGGAATAATTAAAGATGTGATTGTCAGTTCTCCAAGAGTTTTTAGTAAGGATCTTCATAAGAAGTCTTAATCAGGCATTGATAcagcatttctttgattttaagatgcacagagatttttaaaaaatcatttcccaaACTGCACCTGATGGTTGATATTTTCAATTAATGAGTTAgtattcctctgtctcttttttatcTTCTCCTCTCAAAGTTCTTATTAAATTGGTGATGCAGCTTCCAATCAATAGGGTCCTAA
It encodes:
- the LOC131811532 gene encoding hsc70-interacting protein-like — encoded protein: MDPRKVSELRAFVKMCKQDPSVLHTEEMRFLREWVESMGGKIPPATHKTKSEDSIKEEKPDSKKAEENIKTDEPSSEESDLEIDNEGVIEPDTDAPQEMGDENAEITEEMMDQANDKKVAAIDALNDGELQKAIDLFTDAIKLNPRLAILYAKRASVFIKLQKPNAAIRDCDRAIEINPDSAQPYKWRGKAHRLLGPWEEAAHDLALACKLDYDEDASAMLKEVQPRAQKIAEHRRKYERKREEREIKERIERVKKAREEHERAQREEEARRQSGAQYGSFPGGFPGGMPGNFPGGMPGMAGGMPGMAGMPGLNEILSDPEVLAAMQDPEVMVAFQDVAQNPANMSKYQSNPKVMNLISKLSAKFGGQA